In the genome of Limnobaculum zhutongyuii, one region contains:
- the aceE gene encoding pyruvate dehydrogenase (acetyl-transferring), homodimeric type: MSEIVNQDVDPIETRDWLQAIESVIREEGVERAQYLIDQVMASARKAGVNLPSGEGFVSDYINTIPLSEEPTYPGNLDLERRIRSIIRWNAVMTVLRASKKDLELGGHMASFQSSATIYDVCFNHFFRARNAKDGGDLVFFQGHISPGIYARAFLEGRLTEEQMNNFRQEVHGKGLSSYPHPKLMPEFWQFPTVSMGLGPISAIYQARFLKYLHNRGLKDTSAQTVYAFLGDGEMDEPESKGAITIATRDKLDNLVFIINCNLQRLDGPVTGNGKIVNELEGIFKGAGWDVIKVMWGNRWDDLLRKDTTGKLIQLMNETVDGDYQTFKSRNGAYVREHFFGRYPETAALVKDMTDDEIWALNRGGHDPRKVYAALKKAQETQGKPTVILAHTIKGYGMGETAEGKNIAHQVKKMNMEGVRQFRDRFNVPVADADIENLPLLTLDKDSEEYKYLHERRNALEGYLPSRLTEFTQPLTIPALSEFSQLLEEQNKEISTTIAFVRALNVMLKDASIGPRLVPILADEARTFGMEGLFRQIGIYSPKGQQYVPQDREQVAYYKEDEKGQILQEGINELGAGASWLAAATSYSTNDYPMIPFYIYYSMFGFQRIGDLCWMAGDQQARGFLVGGTSGRTTLNGEGLQHEDGHSHIQALTIPNCISYDPTYAYEVAVIMHDGLQRMYGNQENVYYYITTLNENYHMPAMPAGVEEGIRKGIYKLETVAGNGKGKVQLMGSGSILPHVREAAQILAKDYGISSDVYSVTSFTELARDGQDCERWNMLHPLETPRVPYVAQVMNDAPAVASTDYMKLFAEQIRNFIPASEFRVLGTDGFGRSDSRENLRHHFEVDASYVVVAALGELAKRGDVPASAVAEAITKFGIDADKVNPRLA, encoded by the coding sequence ATGTCGGAAATTGTAAATCAAGACGTGGATCCGATTGAAACCCGCGATTGGTTGCAGGCGATCGAATCGGTCATCCGTGAAGAAGGCGTTGAGCGTGCTCAATACCTGATTGATCAGGTTATGGCGTCTGCACGTAAGGCCGGCGTCAATTTACCTTCAGGTGAAGGGTTCGTCAGTGATTACATTAATACTATCCCACTGTCTGAAGAACCTACCTATCCAGGTAACCTTGATTTAGAACGTCGTATCCGTTCTATTATTCGTTGGAATGCGGTAATGACCGTGCTGCGCGCTTCCAAGAAAGATCTGGAACTGGGTGGCCATATGGCATCATTCCAGTCTTCAGCGACTATTTATGATGTGTGTTTTAACCACTTCTTCCGTGCTCGTAACGCTAAAGATGGCGGCGATCTGGTGTTCTTCCAGGGTCATATCTCTCCGGGAATCTATGCGCGTGCTTTCCTTGAAGGCCGTCTGACCGAAGAGCAAATGAATAACTTCCGTCAGGAAGTTCACGGTAAAGGTCTTTCTTCTTATCCTCACCCTAAACTGATGCCGGAATTCTGGCAGTTCCCAACCGTTTCTATGGGGCTGGGTCCAATCAGCGCCATTTATCAGGCTCGTTTCCTGAAATACCTGCATAACCGTGGCCTGAAAGATACTTCTGCACAAACCGTTTACGCCTTCCTGGGCGATGGTGAAATGGATGAGCCAGAATCTAAAGGCGCTATCACCATTGCCACCCGCGATAAGCTGGACAATCTGGTATTCATCATTAACTGTAACTTACAGCGTCTTGATGGCCCGGTTACTGGTAACGGTAAAATTGTTAACGAACTGGAAGGCATCTTTAAAGGCGCTGGCTGGGACGTGATTAAAGTGATGTGGGGCAACCGTTGGGATGACCTGCTGCGTAAAGACACCACCGGTAAACTGATTCAGTTAATGAATGAAACCGTTGATGGTGACTATCAAACATTCAAATCCAGAAACGGTGCTTACGTTCGTGAACACTTCTTCGGCAGATACCCGGAAACCGCAGCGCTGGTCAAAGATATGACCGACGATGAAATCTGGGCTCTGAACCGTGGTGGTCACGATCCAAGAAAAGTGTATGCAGCACTGAAGAAAGCACAAGAAACTCAGGGCAAACCAACCGTGATTTTAGCTCACACCATTAAAGGTTATGGTATGGGTGAAACTGCGGAAGGTAAAAATATCGCTCACCAGGTTAAGAAAATGAACATGGAAGGCGTTCGCCAATTCCGCGATCGTTTCAATGTGCCTGTTGCTGATGCCGATATCGAAAACCTGCCGCTGCTGACGCTGGATAAAGATTCTGAAGAGTACAAATACCTGCACGAGCGCCGTAATGCGTTAGAAGGTTATCTGCCAAGCCGTTTGACTGAGTTTACTCAGCCGCTGACGATTCCTGCATTAAGTGAATTCAGCCAACTGCTGGAAGAGCAGAATAAAGAAATCTCTACCACTATCGCCTTCGTTCGTGCGCTGAACGTTATGCTGAAAGATGCTTCAATCGGTCCACGTTTAGTGCCGATTCTGGCTGATGAAGCACGTACTTTCGGTATGGAAGGTCTGTTCCGTCAAATCGGTATTTATAGTCCTAAAGGCCAGCAATACGTTCCTCAGGACCGTGAGCAAGTGGCTTACTATAAAGAAGATGAGAAAGGTCAGATTCTGCAGGAAGGTATTAACGAACTGGGTGCGGGTGCATCATGGCTGGCTGCGGCAACATCTTATAGCACCAACGATTACCCAATGATTCCATTCTACATCTACTACTCTATGTTCGGTTTCCAACGTATTGGTGACCTGTGCTGGATGGCAGGGGATCAGCAAGCACGTGGTTTCTTAGTGGGTGGTACCTCTGGCCGTACTACGCTGAACGGTGAAGGTCTGCAACACGAAGATGGTCATAGCCACATTCAGGCGCTGACTATTCCAAACTGTATCTCTTATGACCCAACTTACGCTTATGAAGTGGCTGTTATCATGCATGACGGTTTACAGCGTATGTATGGTAATCAGGAGAACGTTTACTACTACATCACTACCCTGAACGAAAACTATCACATGCCAGCAATGCCGGCAGGTGTGGAAGAGGGTATCCGTAAAGGTATCTATAAACTGGAAACCGTAGCGGGCAATGGTAAAGGTAAAGTTCAACTGATGGGTTCAGGTTCTATTCTGCCTCACGTACGTGAAGCGGCTCAGATTCTGGCTAAAGACTATGGCATCAGCTCTGATGTTTACAGCGTAACGTCATTCACCGAACTGGCTCGTGATGGTCAGGATTGTGAGCGTTGGAACATGCTGCATCCGTTAGAGACTCCACGTGTGCCTTATGTTGCTCAAGTAATGAATGATGCGCCAGCTGTAGCTTCAACTGACTATATGAAACTGTTTGCTGAACAAATTCGTAACTTTATTCCAGCCAGCGAGTTCCGCGTACTGGGTACTGATGGCTTCGGTCGTTCAGACAGCCGCGAAAACCTGCGTCACCACTTCGAAGTTGATGCTTCCTACGTTGTGGTTGCTGCACTGGGTGAACTGGCAAAACGCGGCGACGTGCCGGCCAGCGCTGTGGCTGAAGCGATTACCAAATTTGGTATCGATGCAGACAAAGTTAACCCACGTCTGGCATAA
- a CDS encoding phage filamentation protein Fil family protein yields the protein MSECRSLSGMLRQGQEVTHCHHSRGWIETPDGRHFQPKASEVKFLPGLAKPWLSGVKCSRRWWARLMGITA from the coding sequence ATGAGCGAATGCAGATCACTATCCGGTATGTTGCGACAAGGTCAAGAGGTGACACACTGCCATCATTCACGTGGCTGGATTGAAACCCCGGACGGTCGTCATTTTCAGCCAAAAGCCAGCGAAGTGAAATTTTTACCGGGTTTGGCTAAGCCGTGGCTCTCCGGTGTTAAATGTTCGCGTCGGTGGTGGGCTCGGTTAATGGGTATTACTGCGTAG
- a CDS encoding helix-turn-helix domain-containing protein — MIRTLSTDYAKKLLTLRKSTGVTQKKFSEITGLALGTIKKYETGQQGAGIAIVERVISTEEYKKYTMWLLLGETAPESGQVEPDETLTESDSNSKKIG, encoded by the coding sequence TTGATAAGAACCTTGTCAACTGATTACGCAAAAAAGTTACTAACGTTGAGAAAATCCACGGGCGTCACTCAGAAAAAATTCTCTGAAATAACTGGATTAGCGCTAGGCACAATTAAGAAATATGAAACTGGCCAGCAAGGTGCAGGAATAGCCATAGTTGAAAGAGTTATAAGCACTGAAGAATATAAGAAATACACCATGTGGCTGTTACTAGGTGAAACGGCCCCTGAATCTGGGCAAGTAGAACCAGATGAAACACTCACGGAGTCAGATTCTAATTCTAAGAAAATCGGCTAG
- a CDS encoding DUF2732 family protein, with translation MLTPDIKPPDFLAALNEARKDERRNYAAVVASRLEGLANFIVDESPADIAAILRDEAEVFNRVASGSEV, from the coding sequence ATGTTAACTCCAGATATAAAACCACCCGATTTTCTGGCGGCATTAAATGAAGCAAGAAAAGATGAAAGGCGCAATTATGCCGCTGTTGTTGCTTCCCGCTTAGAAGGTCTTGCCAACTTTATCGTTGATGAGTCTCCGGCTGATATTGCAGCGATTCTGCGTGATGAAGCAGAGGTGTTTAATAGAGTCGCCAGCGGCTCAGAGGTCTGA
- a CDS encoding TraR/DksA C4-type zinc finger protein: MADEIDIAQERQSIVLDSQIAAARLSAGVSAFICEDCDKPIPEARRLAFSGVTRCIHCQERHELLSKHYRK, from the coding sequence ATGGCTGATGAAATCGATATAGCTCAAGAACGGCAATCAATTGTATTGGATAGCCAGATCGCTGCTGCCCGTTTGAGCGCGGGTGTTTCGGCATTCATCTGCGAGGATTGTGATAAGCCAATACCTGAAGCTCGACGCCTTGCCTTTAGCGGGGTGACTCGTTGCATTCATTGTCAGGAACGTCATGAGCTTTTGAGTAAGCACTATAGGAAATAG
- a CDS encoding transcriptional regulator, producing MILKSTNYAEKLLAIRLAEGMTQELFSLSTDIALNVIKGYETEGEIYDPTVIEKLILLDKDRYRKYILWLAIGQVAYEAGQIDPALSRCGPEIITLYL from the coding sequence ATGATTTTAAAATCGACTAATTATGCTGAGAAGCTACTGGCAATTCGACTGGCTGAAGGAATGACACAGGAGTTATTTTCTTTATCAACAGACATAGCGCTGAATGTTATTAAAGGCTATGAAACAGAGGGGGAAATATACGATCCAACAGTAATAGAAAAACTGATTTTATTGGATAAGGATAGATACAGGAAATACATACTATGGCTAGCAATCGGACAAGTTGCATATGAGGCCGGACAAATAGATCCGGCTCTCTCTCGCTGTGGGCCAGAAATAATAACGTTATACCTTTAA
- a CDS encoding DNA adenine methylase: protein MNRSFLKWQGGKGTVIDEIKKHLPTGKRLIEPFVGAGNVFINTDYNEYILNDINPDLMGAYYYLKLNHISFMQRLAQLFIEGADQTGYLSSRKIFNSGRRCGKNFERAVLFVYLNRHCFNGVCRYNQQGDFNVPFGDSKKAYFPDSEMLSFAEKLTNASLCSTDFEEVIAIAKNGDVIYCDPPYLPASKTASFTTYHTKPFTTEDHQRLNAALIAAAERGASVVLSNSNTTETREIYPDFIFFEIDARRSSAAKAGSRKSVKELIGVLPRPHAVLLDQAGDRMI from the coding sequence ATGAATCGTTCATTTTTAAAATGGCAGGGCGGGAAAGGTACTGTCATTGATGAAATTAAAAAACACCTTCCAACAGGTAAAAGATTAATTGAGCCTTTTGTGGGGGCGGGTAATGTATTTATTAACACTGATTACAATGAGTATATTTTGAATGATATTAACCCCGACCTTATGGGCGCGTACTATTATTTGAAATTGAATCATATTAGTTTTATGCAGCGATTGGCTCAGCTTTTTATTGAGGGGGCAGATCAAACCGGTTATTTATCTAGTCGAAAAATATTTAATAGCGGCAGGCGTTGCGGTAAAAATTTTGAGCGCGCCGTGCTTTTTGTTTATTTAAATCGGCATTGCTTCAATGGTGTCTGTAGATATAACCAACAGGGTGATTTTAACGTCCCCTTTGGTGATTCCAAGAAAGCCTATTTTCCTGATAGTGAAATGCTTTCATTCGCTGAAAAATTAACTAACGCTAGTCTATGTAGCACCGACTTTGAAGAAGTGATCGCCATAGCTAAGAACGGCGATGTAATTTATTGCGATCCGCCGTACCTACCAGCCTCAAAAACAGCAAGCTTTACCACTTATCACACAAAGCCATTCACCACCGAAGACCATCAACGACTAAATGCCGCGCTAATTGCTGCCGCTGAACGCGGTGCCAGCGTTGTTCTATCGAACAGTAATACCACCGAAACCCGCGAAATATACCCAGACTTTATCTTTTTTGAAATTGATGCCCGTCGATCATCAGCCGCTAAAGCGGGTAGCCGGAAGTCAGTCAAAGAGTTGATTGGGGTCTTACCCAGACCACATGCAGTTTTATTAGATCAGGCAGGGGACAGGATGATATGA
- the pdhR gene encoding pyruvate dehydrogenase complex transcriptional repressor PdhR: protein MVYSKVRQPKLSDVIEQQLEALILEGTLRPGEKLLPERELAKQFDVSRPSLREAIQRLEAKGLLLRRQGGGTFVQTNLWQSLRDPLSELLADHPESQFDLLETRHALEGIAAYYAALRGTDEDFQRIREYHQQIEVAQASGDKQNEAEAVMQYQTAVTEASHNVVLLHLLRCMTPLLEQNVRQNFDLLYSRREMLERVSNHRASIFEAIVAREPEKAREASHRHLAFIEEVLLDLDREHTRRERSLRLLQQHRD from the coding sequence ATGGTTTATAGCAAGGTTCGCCAACCCAAGTTATCCGACGTGATCGAGCAGCAGCTCGAGGCGCTGATTCTTGAAGGAACCCTCCGTCCCGGGGAGAAACTTCTTCCTGAACGTGAGTTAGCTAAACAATTCGATGTTTCCCGCCCGTCATTAAGAGAAGCCATCCAGCGTTTGGAAGCGAAAGGATTATTGTTACGTCGCCAGGGAGGCGGTACTTTTGTACAAACCAACCTGTGGCAAAGTTTAAGAGATCCTTTAAGCGAGCTGTTGGCCGATCATCCTGAATCCCAGTTTGACCTGTTAGAAACACGGCATGCCTTAGAAGGTATTGCGGCCTACTACGCAGCTTTACGCGGTACTGATGAAGATTTCCAACGTATTCGCGAATATCACCAACAAATCGAAGTCGCGCAGGCTTCCGGTGATAAGCAAAACGAAGCTGAAGCCGTAATGCAGTATCAGACAGCGGTAACCGAAGCCAGCCATAATGTGGTACTGCTTCACCTGCTGCGCTGCATGACGCCGCTGTTAGAACAAAATGTCCGCCAGAATTTCGATTTACTCTATTCCCGCCGTGAAATGCTGGAAAGAGTGAGTAATCACAGGGCTAGCATATTCGAAGCTATTGTTGCACGTGAACCAGAAAAAGCGCGTGAAGCATCGCATCGACATTTAGCCTTTATTGAGGAAGTGCTGCTCGACCTCGACAGAGAACACACTCGCCGCGAGCGATCGCTGCGGTTGTTACAGCAGCATAGGGATTAG
- a CDS encoding phage integrase: MSIKKLEDGRYEVDVRPQGAEGKRIRRKFDNKAEARTFERYILTNYHNKEWLEKPADKRPLAELIEIWWELIGRTQEHGDKTYGKLKKNDRDMGYPRAYMLTKPFLLKYLSTLLQSDIKASTANRMMTYLAGMFSALISADLYHSENPARQIKPLKEDIPEMVFLSDDEISALLKSLDINGDERRIALLSLCTGVRWKEAFSVKAEHIIDNKVTFYETKNGKKRTVPISQEVKDYIKTKESGRLFESANYNILRMMIKAIKPDMPKGQAVHVLRHTFATHFMINGGNIITLQRILGHSNIHQTMIYAHFAPDHLYEAITLNPLRGMSIT; this comes from the coding sequence ATGTCTATTAAAAAGCTTGAAGATGGTCGTTATGAAGTGGACGTAAGACCGCAGGGTGCAGAGGGAAAACGCATCAGGCGGAAGTTTGACAATAAAGCAGAAGCACGCACATTCGAGAGATATATTCTAACGAATTATCATAATAAAGAGTGGCTAGAAAAACCGGCAGATAAGCGCCCACTGGCTGAGTTAATAGAAATATGGTGGGAGCTAATAGGCCGTACTCAAGAGCACGGTGATAAAACATACGGTAAGTTAAAAAAGAACGACCGGGATATGGGTTATCCCAGAGCGTATATGTTAACGAAACCGTTTTTGCTGAAGTACCTATCAACACTGCTGCAATCAGATATAAAAGCATCAACAGCAAATAGAATGATGACATATTTGGCGGGAATGTTCAGCGCACTGATTAGCGCCGATCTCTATCATAGCGAAAACCCCGCAAGACAAATAAAACCCTTAAAAGAGGATATCCCTGAAATGGTTTTCTTGTCTGATGATGAAATCTCGGCCCTTCTGAAATCACTAGATATAAACGGTGATGAGCGGCGGATAGCTCTTCTTTCTTTGTGCACGGGGGTTCGTTGGAAGGAGGCATTCAGCGTAAAGGCTGAGCACATCATTGATAATAAAGTGACATTCTATGAAACAAAAAACGGCAAAAAGAGAACGGTACCCATATCACAAGAAGTTAAAGATTATATTAAAACTAAAGAGTCAGGCCGGTTATTTGAAAGTGCTAATTACAACATTCTAAGGATGATGATAAAAGCAATCAAACCCGACATGCCGAAGGGCCAAGCTGTTCACGTTCTCAGGCATACCTTTGCAACACACTTCATGATCAATGGAGGAAACATTATTACGCTTCAAAGAATACTTGGTCACTCAAACATACATCAAACGATGATTTATGCGCACTTTGCACCTGACCATCTTTATGAAGCAATAACCCTAAACCCACTGAGGGGCATGTCCATAACTTGA
- the lpdA gene encoding dihydrolipoyl dehydrogenase → MSTDIKTQVVVLGAGPAGYSAAFRCADLGLDTIIVERYSTLGGVCLNVGCIPSKALLHVAKVIEEAKALAVHGIVFGEPKTDIDKVRVWKEKVIDQLTGGLAGMAKMRKVQVVNGYGKFVGPNTIAVEGENGVTNINFDNAIIAAGSRPIQLPFIPHEDPRVWDSTDALALKSVPKRLLVMGGGIIGLEMGTVYHALGSQIDVVEMFDQVIPAADKDVVKVFTKRISKQFNLMLETKVTAVEAKEDGIYVTMEGKKAPAEPQCYDAVLVAIGRVPNGKLLEAGKAGIEVDDRGFIHVDKQMRTNVPHIFAIGDIVGQPMLAHKGVHEGHVAAEVISGKKHYFDPKVIPSIAYTEPEVAWVGLTEKEAKEKGINYEVSTFPWAASGRAIASDCADGMTKLIFDKDSHRIIGGAIVGTNGGELLGEIGLAIEMGCDAEDIALTIHAHPALHESVGLAAEVYEGTVTDLPNPKAKKK, encoded by the coding sequence ATGAGTACTGATATTAAAACTCAGGTTGTGGTACTTGGAGCAGGTCCCGCAGGTTATTCAGCAGCTTTCCGCTGCGCGGATTTAGGTCTGGACACCATTATCGTTGAACGTTATTCCACTCTGGGTGGCGTATGTTTGAACGTAGGTTGTATCCCTTCAAAAGCGCTGCTTCACGTTGCTAAAGTAATTGAAGAAGCGAAAGCACTTGCCGTACACGGTATCGTTTTTGGCGAGCCAAAAACCGATATTGATAAAGTTAGAGTCTGGAAAGAAAAAGTTATCGACCAACTGACAGGCGGTCTGGCGGGTATGGCCAAGATGCGTAAAGTTCAGGTGGTTAATGGTTATGGTAAGTTTGTTGGCCCGAATACCATTGCGGTTGAAGGTGAAAATGGCGTAACTAACATTAATTTTGATAACGCTATTATTGCTGCGGGTTCTCGTCCTATCCAGTTACCATTTATTCCTCATGAAGATCCACGCGTTTGGGACTCTACTGATGCGTTAGCGCTGAAGTCTGTGCCTAAGCGTCTGCTGGTTATGGGTGGTGGTATCATCGGCCTGGAAATGGGTACGGTTTATCACGCTCTGGGTTCTCAGATCGACGTAGTAGAAATGTTTGATCAAGTGATTCCTGCCGCAGATAAAGACGTAGTTAAAGTGTTTACCAAACGTATCAGTAAGCAGTTTAACCTGATGCTGGAAACCAAAGTAACTGCGGTTGAAGCGAAAGAAGATGGTATCTATGTAACGATGGAAGGCAAAAAAGCACCTGCCGAACCACAGTGTTATGATGCCGTTCTGGTTGCCATTGGTCGTGTACCAAATGGAAAACTGCTGGAAGCGGGCAAAGCAGGTATTGAGGTTGACGATCGTGGTTTTATCCATGTTGATAAGCAAATGCGTACTAACGTTCCTCATATCTTTGCTATCGGTGATATCGTTGGTCAGCCAATGCTGGCACACAAAGGTGTTCATGAAGGCCATGTGGCTGCAGAGGTTATCTCTGGTAAGAAACACTACTTCGATCCAAAAGTTATTCCATCTATTGCCTATACCGAGCCGGAAGTGGCATGGGTTGGTCTGACAGAGAAAGAAGCAAAAGAGAAAGGGATTAACTATGAAGTTTCTACTTTCCCTTGGGCGGCCTCCGGTCGTGCAATTGCTTCCGACTGTGCAGACGGTATGACCAAGCTGATTTTCGATAAAGATTCTCACCGTATCATCGGTGGTGCCATTGTTGGTACCAACGGTGGTGAACTGTTAGGTGAAATTGGTTTAGCGATTGAAATGGGCTGTGATGCTGAAGATATTGCATTAACTATTCATGCTCACCCAGCATTGCATGAATCAGTTGGTCTGGCTGCGGAAGTGTATGAAGGTACAGTGACCGACTTACCTAATCCAAAAGCCAAGAAAAAGTAA
- the aceF gene encoding pyruvate dehydrogenase complex dihydrolipoyllysine-residue acetyltransferase has protein sequence MTIEIKVPDIGADEVEVTELLVKVGDTVEAEQSLITVEGDKASMEVPSPQGGVVKEIKVQVGSKVSTGTLIMIFDGADAAPAPKAEAPAAAPAASAPAASAAKDVQVPDIGGDEVEVTEVLVKVGDKVEAEQSLITVEGDKASMEVPAPFAGVVKEIKVQVGSKVSTGTLIMVFEVAGAAPAAASAPAASAAPAATGGVSAKDVQVPDIGGDEVEVTEVLVKVGDKIEAEQSLITVEGDKASMEVPAPFAGTVKEIKVQVGSKVSTGSLIMVFEVAGAAPAAASAPAPAAAAPAPAVAAAKPAAPAASGSNEFAENDAYIHATPVIRRLAREFGVNLAKVKGTGRKGRILKEDVQAYVKDAVKRVESGAVAASGGSLPGLLLWPKVDFSKFGDIEEVELGRIQKISGANLHRNWVMIPHVTQFDETDITDVEAFRKQQNVEAEKKKLDVKITPLVFILKAVAKALEEMPRFNSSLSEDGQKLTLKKYINIGVAVDTPNGLVVPVFRDVNKKGIVELSRELAEISKKARAGKLTASDMQGGCFTISSLGGIGGTAFTPIVNAPEVAILGVSKSSMKPVWNGKEFAPRLMLPLSLSYDHRVIDGADGARFISFINDAMSDIRRLVM, from the coding sequence ATGACTATTGAAATCAAAGTGCCGGACATCGGCGCTGACGAAGTAGAAGTAACCGAACTGCTGGTGAAAGTAGGTGACACCGTTGAGGCTGAGCAATCACTCATCACCGTTGAAGGTGATAAAGCTTCAATGGAAGTTCCTTCACCACAGGGTGGTGTCGTTAAAGAAATTAAAGTACAGGTGGGCAGTAAAGTGTCTACTGGTACGCTGATTATGATCTTTGATGGTGCTGATGCAGCTCCAGCTCCGAAAGCAGAAGCTCCAGCTGCTGCTCCGGCAGCCAGTGCTCCTGCGGCTTCAGCCGCTAAAGATGTTCAGGTTCCTGACATCGGCGGTGATGAAGTAGAAGTAACCGAAGTGTTGGTGAAAGTGGGTGATAAAGTTGAAGCTGAACAATCACTGATTACTGTTGAAGGCGATAAAGCTTCAATGGAAGTTCCTGCTCCGTTCGCGGGTGTGGTTAAAGAGATTAAAGTACAGGTGGGCAGTAAAGTGTCTACCGGTACCTTGATTATGGTGTTTGAAGTAGCGGGCGCAGCGCCTGCGGCGGCAAGTGCACCAGCGGCATCTGCAGCACCAGCGGCAACCGGTGGCGTATCTGCGAAAGACGTTCAGGTTCCGGATATCGGCGGTGACGAAGTAGAAGTGACCGAAGTGCTGGTGAAAGTAGGCGACAAAATTGAAGCTGAACAATCACTGATTACCGTTGAAGGTGATAAAGCCTCAATGGAAGTTCCGGCACCGTTTGCGGGTACCGTTAAAGAGATCAAAGTTCAGGTAGGCAGCAAAGTGTCTACTGGTTCACTGATTATGGTGTTTGAAGTAGCGGGCGCCGCGCCTGCGGCGGCAAGTGCACCAGCTCCGGCCGCTGCTGCGCCAGCCCCTGCTGTTGCAGCGGCTAAACCAGCGGCTCCGGCTGCTTCCGGCAGCAATGAGTTCGCAGAGAACGATGCTTATATCCATGCGACTCCGGTGATTCGTCGTCTGGCTCGTGAGTTTGGCGTTAACCTGGCGAAAGTGAAAGGTACAGGTCGTAAAGGCCGTATCCTGAAAGAAGACGTTCAGGCCTACGTGAAAGATGCCGTGAAACGCGTTGAATCCGGTGCGGTTGCTGCTTCTGGTGGCTCTCTGCCGGGTCTGTTACTGTGGCCGAAAGTAGATTTCAGCAAGTTTGGTGATATTGAAGAAGTTGAACTGGGGCGTATCCAGAAGATCTCTGGTGCTAACCTGCATCGTAACTGGGTAATGATCCCTCATGTTACACAGTTCGATGAAACTGATATTACTGATGTTGAAGCTTTCCGTAAGCAGCAAAACGTTGAAGCCGAGAAGAAAAAGCTGGATGTGAAAATCACTCCGCTGGTCTTCATCCTGAAGGCCGTTGCCAAAGCGCTGGAAGAAATGCCTCGCTTTAACAGCTCATTGTCGGAAGATGGTCAGAAGCTGACGCTGAAGAAATACATCAACATTGGTGTTGCTGTTGATACACCTAATGGCCTGGTGGTTCCGGTGTTCCGTGATGTGAATAAGAAAGGCATCGTTGAGCTGTCTCGTGAACTGGCTGAAATCTCCAAGAAAGCGCGTGCCGGTAAGCTGACAGCGTCCGACATGCAGGGTGGTTGCTTCACGATTTCCAGCCTGGGTGGTATCGGTGGTACTGCGTTTACCCCAATCGTTAACGCACCAGAAGTGGCTATCTTAGGCGTATCTAAATCGTCAATGAAGCCGGTTTGGAATGGTAAAGAGTTTGCACCACGTCTGATGCTGCCACTGTCTCTCTCCTACGATCACCGCGTGATCGACGGTGCTGATGGTGCGCGTTTCATCAGTTTCATTAACGATGCGATGTCTGACATCCGCCGTTTAGTGATGTAA
- a CDS encoding Cox family DNA-binding protein, producing the protein MLEIADSTSSNLVTVEFFASYIGKTPSAVRKMVQAGKLPVIRMKNPEKPSGEGEIYIHKGEWDDFAAHLAEVAEPEWHAWKDRLFTSPKQRNRKPATGAKNSKAQQPRA; encoded by the coding sequence ATGTTAGAGATTGCAGATAGCACATCATCAAATCTGGTGACCGTTGAATTTTTTGCGAGCTATATCGGCAAGACACCTAGCGCCGTGCGCAAGATGGTTCAGGCGGGAAAACTGCCTGTTATCCGCATGAAGAATCCAGAGAAGCCAAGCGGTGAAGGTGAGATTTATATTCATAAGGGCGAGTGGGACGATTTTGCCGCCCATCTGGCCGAAGTTGCCGAGCCTGAGTGGCACGCATGGAAAGATCGTTTATTCACATCACCTAAGCAAAGAAACCGTAAGCCCGCTACCGGCGCTAAGAATTCAAAGGCCCAACAGCCACGGGCCTGA